Part of the Trichocoleus sp. genome, GTGGGACATGACCCGCTTTCTGAACCCAAACTAAACGGCTATTGGGAATGGCTTGCTCAAATCGGGGCGCGTCTTTGATGCCGAGAATTCGATCGTTTTCTCCCCATAGAATTAGCGTTGGCTGCTGTAGCTCAGCGAGTTGCCGCTTGAAGGAACCATAGCCACCACTTTGAGTAAAAGCAATCAGCGCATCCTGCCAACGAGGGTGATCTAAATGAAGTGCTGCACAGCAAGCCGCATCTTCAGAGGCAAAGGTCGGATCGTGATATGCCTTCACTGCGATGTTCTGCCGCACTTTTGGGCTTCGCAAAAAATTCGTTGCTCGCTTGCCAATCAGCGGAATGAGATATTTGGCGATCGGCAATCCGACGGTATACCCGGCACTATCAAGCAGCACCAGCTTTTGCACCGCTTCCGGATAAGTCAGGGCAAAATCGATCGCGGCAGCGCCACCCATTGAAGCCCCCACCAGCACCATCGG contains:
- a CDS encoding alpha/beta hydrolase, coding for MTTRSLNIPITRLAEATSIALAQNLQCQDIQTSLSEEPIATAFVRKGTGSPPVVLLHGFDSSVLEFRRLLPLVAEHQETWAIDLLGFGFTDRPAQIGFSPLAIKTHLYYCWKTWIGQPMVLVGASMGGAAAIDFALTYPEAVQKLVLLDSAGYTVGLPIAKYLIPLIGKRATNFLRSPKVRQNIAVKAYHDPTFASEDAACCAALHLDHPRWQDALIAFTQSGGYGSFKRQLAELQQPTLILWGENDRILGIKDAPRFEQAIPNSRLVWVQKAGHVPHLEQANLTAFYIQDFIAS